Within Blastocatellia bacterium, the genomic segment CAAGGCCGCGCCTCTCCTTCCAACCCACTGATCCAAGCCTATCGCGGCACGTAAGAGATCTTTACTCCTTCAACTTGAACGACTCCTGGATTTGTGTCCTGAGGATTATCTTTCGCTCTGCGACCGACGGAGATCGTAAATACATCTCCAGCTCCTGTCACCCCAAAGAATGATTCTTTCTTCAAGCCGCGCATAATATGCAACACTCGTTCTTGCGTTCTCCCTAAATAGTTTCCGCCGACTGTAGAGGTGATTGTCTCCACGAATAAGTCAACCGTCCCCTCTTCTGAAGCTGAGAAAATAACTTCAACGGAGATATTTTTGCCCACCGAATCGGCAGGCAGGGTTATACTTTGAGTGACGAAGCTGTCTGTGTGCGCAGGTAGGGAGACCGCAGGGATTTCGCCAAGGGGTTCGGGGGGAGCCATTAAAAATTGCGCCTCCCCGAAAAGAGCCAACCGATGCTCCTCCACCAAGCACCCCAGCAGTCACATTGAAGGGGATGACTCGTAGTTGCTGAGCATCGTCGGCTGGAGAACCCTCTGTTACCTCCTGGATCAATGAGATCGTGCTAAGCGCGATGAGCATTAGTGCCCATCGGACCAGATCGTAGTTTCTATGAACTTCTCTCATATTATCCTCTGTTGAGCATTGGTTGGCACAGCGTTATGCTCAAATATCCTAACTCGTATAGCGCTTTTGACGCACCGCGAATTGGAGAGCGTCCCCATTGTCCCTCCTAGCGACAGACAAGGTAGACATCCTGACTCGTTACACCGACGTTGTCCGATGATGTCCACGTGATGGTGTAGGCGCTGCCGGCGGCCAACGTCTCGCCTCCGTTGGCTGTGTCACGGTGACACTGGGCGGCGTCGGATCAGGCGGCCCTTCCTGGATGGTGAAATTGCCATCGCTCATGTCGCCAGCTTGATTGCCGGCAATATCCCAGGCGACCACTTTAATCCGGCCTCACGTAGTCGGCGTGTTCGGCACCGTCCAGTTGTAGCTTTGCGCATCGCCTGGAAGATTGCTGACGACGCTCGTGAACGTAGTCCCACCATCCGAGGAGAACAAAACATCGTGCCTGGTGACACCCACATTGTCAGTTGAACTCCAGGTGATCGTGTAGATCCCACGGTTAGAATCTCGCCTCTGCTTGGTCTGGTGACTGACACTCTCGGTGGCCGAGTATCGGCCTGTGTATAGCTCCAATCCTCCATGCCGTTGGGTCAGGCCTGAAGCATCCTTCACTGGCGACCTCTAATCCGCAACGTAGGCAATATACGTGGCGACCACCGCCACTAAGTTGTTTACTGTATGGGCGACGACACTCACGGCCAGATTTCCTGTTCGACGATAACCATAAGCAAGCACTATCCCCATAAAAAAGAGGGGAATCATCGTGACAGGTTCAAGATGTAAAATGGCAAAGAGCGCAGACGAAATCAAATAGGCAGCAATCTTACTATGATCCACCAGTGTATCGAAAATGTACCCACGGAAGAAAATTTCCTCCATCAGAGGCACGATGATAACCACCATAAGAACTGCCAAACCCAGCGACCACCACGTAGGCCCAAGAAGGCCGCGGAGTAGGGACGGGTCTGGAGGCTGTATACCGACCTGTTGCTGAAGCCAGAGCACGAGGGCACTGATACCGATAACTCCCGTGCTGGTCAGCAGGCACCCAATCGCTAATGTCCGCCAGCCGGGGCGACGAAACAGCACATGGAGCGCCTTGGCCTGTCCTCGCCGCCGACGCCATAAGTAAACTAGCCCAAAACCAACGGGAGGGCCAACAATGAGCAGAAACCCAAGGGTCTGGCTGAGCAGT encodes:
- a CDS encoding CPBP family intramembrane metalloprotease produces the protein MNPARSYDTATEKKSMAKQPTRRGFLTEVLGVTRDVIVALVLGTLVATPFLGLRVWTKYPIGLRITVTPGQAAGDLTTLRETLRHLPGVHSLNAYIEGASVIVELQGARIPWERALRVAEQQGYRLNGYSVSGVEPGLLSQTLGFLLIVGPPVGFGLVYLWRRRRGQAKALHVLFRRPGWRTLAIGCLLTSTGVIGISALVLWLQQQVGIQPPDPSLLRGLLGPTWWSLGLAVLMVVIIVPLMEEIFFRGYIFDTLVDHSKIAAYLISSALFAILHLEPVTMIPLFFMGIVLAYGYRRTGNLAVSVVAHTVNNLVAVVATYIAYVAD